The following nucleotide sequence is from Pseudomonas sessilinigenes.
CCGAAAACCGATGTCGACTTTATCTCCACCAGCGGATTCAACTGAGCAGTACAGGAGCGAGACATGAACGATACGAATTCCGAGGCCAAGTACGAATCCATTCTCCTGCGGGTGTTGTGGATGCTGGTATTCGCCCTGGTGTGGCAGGTGGCGCAGTTCCTCCTGGGCGCGCTGGTGGTGGTGCAACTGATCTACCGGTTGGTCTACGGTGCCCCCAATGCCGGCCTGATGAATTTCGGCGACAGCCTGAGCCAGTTCCTGGCGCAGATCGGCCGTTTCGGCAGTTTCCACACTGAACAGAAACCCTGGCCGTTCGCCGACTGGCCGGCACCACGGGCACCGGAAGGCGAGGCGCCCCACAGCGTGCCGCCAGCACCGCATCCGGTACGTGACGAGGAGCCCAAGCTGTGAAGCTGTGGGTGCTGCGTCATGGCCAGGCTGAATCCCATGCGGCCACCGACGCCCAGCGCAACCTTACGGCCCATGGCCGCCAGCAAGTGCTGGACAGCGCGGCACAGCTGATCGGCCAGCCCATTGCGGCGATTCTCGCCAGCCCATACGCCCGGGCCCAGCAAACGGCGCA
It contains:
- a CDS encoding DUF4389 domain-containing protein, which encodes MNDTNSEAKYESILLRVLWMLVFALVWQVAQFLLGALVVVQLIYRLVYGAPNAGLMNFGDSLSQFLAQIGRFGSFHTEQKPWPFADWPAPRAPEGEAPHSVPPAPHPVRDEEPKL